A genomic stretch from Argiope bruennichi chromosome 2, qqArgBrue1.1, whole genome shotgun sequence includes:
- the LOC129962078 gene encoding zinc finger protein 761-like produces the protein MQNSTQGIQFKKMDFCFQENRICLPFTTCIRDGVILLNLATGSGNALDLMKKQLSNEPPPRKKEEIVENNTPRNEKPLPIPFKTAVNHMEDESILEGERLAQKILNEFRLKQSEAQTKKPTSTGKQKNYHARAQKNNHERAQKNNHERAQKNNHERAQKNNHERAQKNNHEQAQKNNNKQAQKNNNVQAPKNNNEQAQKNYNEQAQKNYNEQAQKNYNEQAQKNYNEQAQKNNHEQAQENNHEQAQENNHEQAQENNHEQEQKSDNLKTGNTIKSDGQNAPTFGLKKLTLKEKYREINKKHNLKVLKRRSQLNISSSVKSKIQLIYKHNLSKGIKSFDSNENNSDLPTSEYFVSCRFCKKSFKVLDDIHNHYCNNSKNVYNEMVFKCEFCPSAFKYKNHLDRHMIGHNRNNCKFCNERFTKRKALCKHLKSVHNIIEHEKVYKCNFCEKVYTKRLQLHLHLKSHAEGKLLCLKCGFMCSNNEEYAEHGKEHIKDTKFECTFCGKRFARRQQYEQHMMGHERHFCMKCNVTFSTKKMLLKHQQTIHGISVLKKHQCLVCHKFFVRPIHLEIHLRMHTGEKPVRCSRCEKSFTTERSLSKHLKSARHLQVVNDGKRVELEKPFLCSICGNRFHQQQSLLRHIEMIHTEGEAIKCDQCDYSTKCKANLKRHAEGHSNIKRYVCEICGFTFRAFATLKEHHLFVHSENRSFVCEICEKSFKNKSSLQRHLRIHSEIRPFKCHCNRDYKRLSHLKRHMVAAHHMTIRRSSDAKKLEVCKIEINKIEEKSKSLISESMGEAKDSTSSNGVILLNLPKNFLPDQIFETDFNKTTTGESLVVMASDTGRDDNIYVPCNNLQNFIEKNDVDIAPDVVQKSPLMSIQQSIISSDSQDSLSLNDPALNLSPNYFNFGLTSCPFGTPNLDNVSANLQLHNQNDPPSTLCTPDTATRPRSLPNLTSQAPNTDSLFNFSFRNNELSTSFLLGGDLPPTLDHNSSSKQLFGESGDILSMPSFASSNEPNVMDCDAENFFNISRNNEHLFKTADDIWDVSGGNEIVSEMAVDSCDHVPPLVPSFSSNSDSLLACNLVFPNDPLLDCTIDASSFNTEDFVLT, from the exons ATGCAAAATTCTACTCAAGGCAtccagtttaaaaaaatggatttctgtTTCCAAGAGAACAGAATTTGTTTGCCTTTTACCACTTGTATTCGTGATGGCGTAATCTTGTTAAATCTTGCAACTGGTTCTGGAAATGCTCTTGACTTGATGAAGAAACAATTATCTAATGAACCACCTCCccgtaaaaaagaagaaatagtgGAAAATAACACACCTAGAAATGAAAAACCTTTGCCTATTCCTTTCAAAACag CTGTAAATCATATGGAAGATGAAAGTATTTTAGAAGGAGAAAGGCTtgctcaaaaaattttaaatgagttcCGATTAAAACAGTCTGAAGCTCAAACTAAAAAACCCACTTCCACAGGcaagcaaaaaaattatcatgcacGGGCACAAAAAAATAATCACGAGCGGGCACAAAAAAATAATCACGAGCGGGCACAAAAAAATAATCACGAGCGGGCACAAAAAAATAATCACGAGCGGGCGCAAAAAAATAATCACGAGCAggcacaaaaaaataataataagcaagcacaaaaaaataataatgtgcaagcaccaaaaaataataatgagcaagcacaaaaaaattataacgagcaagcacaaaaaaattataacgagcaagcacaaaaaaattataacgagcaagcacaaaaaaattataacgaacaagcacaaaaaaataatcatgaacaGGCACAAGAAAATAATCATGAACAGGCGCAAGAAAATAATCATGAACAGGCACAAGAAAATAATCATGAACAGGAacaaaaaagtgataatttaaaaacaggcAACACAATAAAATCAGATGGACAAAATGCACCTACTTTTGGATTGAAAAAACTAACTTTGAAAGAAAAGTacagagaaattaataaaaaacacaacctgaaagttttaaaaagaagatcACAGTTAAATATAAGCAGTTCAGTTAAGTCAAAAATCCAGCtaatatataagcataatttatCCAAAGGAATCAAATCTTTTGATTCGAATGAGAATAATTCAGACTTGCCTACAtcagaatattttgtttcttgtagattttgtaaaaaaagtttcaaagtgCTAGATGATATTCATAATCATTattgcaataattctaaaaatgtttataatgaaatGGTGTTCAAATGTGAATTCTGTCCAAGTGCATTTAAATATAAGAACCATTTAGATAGGCACATGATAGGTCATAAtcgaaataattgtaaattttgcaaTGAACGATTTACAAAACGGAAAGCACTTTGTAAACATCTTAAAAGTGTCCACAATATCATTGAACATGAAAAAgtatacaaatgtaatttttgtgaaaaagtcTACACTAAAAGATTGCAATTGCATTTACATTTGAAATCTCATGCTGAAGGTAAATTGTTGTGTTTAAAATGTGGTTTTATGTGCTCAAATAATGAGGAATATGCTGAACATGGAAAAGAACATATCAAAGACACAAAATTTGAATGTACTTTCTGTGGTAAAAGGTTTGCACGACGGCAACAATATGAGCAGCATATGATGGGACATGAGAGgcatttttgtatgaaatgtaATGTGACATTTTCAACCAAAAAAATGTTACTAAAGCACCAGCAAACAATTCATGGGATAAGTGTGTTGAAAAAGCATCAGTGTTTAGTTTGCCATAAATTTTTTGTTCGTCCAATTCATTTAGAAATCCACTTAAGGATGCATACTGGAGAAAAGCCTGTGAGATGTTCTAGATGTGAAAAAAGCTTTACAACTGAAAGATctctttcaaaacatttgaaatcaGCAAGGCATTTGCAAGTAGTTAATGATGGTAAGAGAGTAGAATtagaaaaaccatttttgtgttCCATTTGTGGTAACAGATTTCATCAACAACAGAGTCTTCTTCGTCATATTGAAATGATTCACACTGAAGGAGAAGCAATAAAATGTGACCAGTGTGATTACAGTACAAAATGCAAAGCTAATTTAAAAAGGCATGCCGAAGGTCATTCTAATATTAAACGATATGTTTGTGAAATTTGTGGTTTTACATTTCGGGCATTCGCAACCTTGAAAGAACATCATTTATTTGTTCATTCAGAAAATAGAAGCTTTGTTTGTGAAATCTGTGAAAAAAGCTTTAAGAACAAGAGTAGTTTACAACGACATTTAAGGATTCATAGTGAAATAAGACCTTTTAAATGCCACTGCAACCGAGACTATAAAAGACTATCCCATCTAAAGCGACATATGGTGGCTGCTCATCATATGACCATTAGAAGGAGTTCTGATGCAAAAAAGCTGGAGGTctgtaaaatagaaataaataaaattgaagaaaaatcaaaatctttaataagTGAAAGTATGGGTGAAGCGAAAGATTCCACTTCGAGTAATGGtgttattttattgaatctacccAAGAATTTTCTTCCCGATCAGATTTTTGAAACAGACTTCAATAAAACAACAACTGGTGAGTCTTTAGTTGTAATGGCATCTGACACTGGTCGTGATGATAACATTTATGTGCCTTgtaacaatttacaaaattttattgaaaagaatgatGTAGATATTGCACCAGACGTAGTTCAGAAGAGTCCACTGATGTCTATTCAGCAGTCTATTATATCATCTGATTCTCAAGATTCTTTATCTTTGAATGATCCTGCTTTGAATTTAtctcctaattattttaattttggtttaacATCCTGTCCCTTTGGAACCCCAAATTTGGATAACGTCTCTGCAAATCTGCAACTTCATAATCAAAATGATCCACCCTCCACTTTGTGTACACCTGATACTGCTACACGTCCTCGTTCTCTACCCAACCTTACTTCTCAGGCACCGAATACTGACTCcctttttaacttttcttttcgCAATAATGAACTTTCTACTTCCTTTCTTCTTGGGGGTGATCTACCACCTACTTTAGATCATAACAGCTCTTCAAAGCAACTTTTTGGAGAATCAGGAGATATTCTTTCCATGCCATCTTTTGCTTCTAGTAATGAGCCAAATGTAATGGATTGTGATGcagaaaattttttcaacatttcccGAAACAATGAGCATCTCTTCAAAACAGCAGATGACATTTGGGATGTGTCTGGTGGGAATGAAATTGTGTCAGAAATGGCAGTAGATAGCTGTGACCATGTACCGCCGTTGGTGCCCAGTTTTTCATCAAATTCTGATTCACTGCTTGCGTGCAATTTAGTTTTCCCTAACGATCCTTTGTTAGATTGTACAATTGATGCCAGTTCTTTTAACACTGAAGATTTTGTATTAACATAG